The following DNA comes from Cytophagales bacterium.
CGAAAATGCGATTGAAGTCCCACAAGAAAGTTATGGCCATCAAATCCATTCCTCAGGATCTCATCGAACAACAGTAGGGATCCGTTCAGGTCTTCTTTCAGAAAATGATCGACCAGTCGGAAATAGTAGTCATAATCTAAGATATGCAGGTTTTTGATCGCCTGCTGATAGGTGATCTTGCCATCTGATGAAAAGGTGACAATCAGGTCAAAGATTGACAAAGCATCACGCAAGGCACCATCTGCTTTACGCGCGATCAGATGCAAGGCATCTTCCTCTGCTTCCACCCCTTCATTATCGGCTATTTTTCGTAGCTGATACACGATATCACTGATCTCAATTCGGTTGAAATCATAGATCTGGCAACGGGAAAGAATGGTTGGAATTACTTTGTGTTTTTCCGTGGTAGCGAGGATAAAAATCGCGTATGCAGGAGGTTCTTCCAGGGTCTTCAAAAAGGCATTGAATGCCTGATTAGACAACATGTGAACCTCATCTATGATGTACACCTTGTATTTGCCCTGCTGAGGTGGATAACGAACCTGATCAATCAGGTTTCGGATGTCTTCTACACTGTTGTTGGAAGCCGCATCAAGTTCGTAAATATTAAAATTGCCTGAGTTATCTCCTTGTTCTTCCGCCTCAAAACCATTGACCATTCGGGCCATGATCCGGGCACAAGTTGTTTTACCTACTCCTCGAGGGCCACAAAAAAGGAGGGCTTGTGCCAATTGATTGCTATCAATGGCGTTTTTGAGGGTAGTGGTAATGTGTGATTGACCGACTACCTCATCAAAACCGAGAGGTCTGTATTTACGAGCAGATACTACGAAGCTGTCCACGGCTGCAAATTAAGGAACATCTCACCGAATCTTTGTCAAAAAATTCGATCAAGATTAAAACTTGTATCGGATGCCGTTATTTAGCTGATAAAAGAGGTTTTTCAAATTGTCTATGACCGGATTAAAATCATAGTCGTAGGTAAAGTTAAAGATCAGGTGGAAATTTTTAAAGATCTCGTCATCCACTTCGAATACTCCACTTAGTCGATTCCTCCACACCTCATCAGTAGTATCGTAACCTACCTGATAAAATTGATTGTAGGAAATCTTTACATGCTCGAAGTTTCGATAGATTCCGACATAGGTAGCCAATTTTGGCAAAGTTCGTTCAGAAACACCCGATTCGTCGATGAAATCCCATCGCTCATGTTCGATGATACCTGCCAAGCCATACTCCAGTTCCGCTTTTTCACTTCTAAAAAAAACATACCGATACCCCAGGCCACTTACAGCCCTTAATCGCATTTGTCGGGTGATATCATATTGAACCTGCGCAAAAAATTCGGGAGAGAATTTCTTCTTGTAATTCAAATCCACCCGAAAGTGTGAATAACCCTGACTGACAAAGGTAAAATTGCCTGTCTGGCCATACGCCATGTAATTTTTCCAGAAGTAATGGTCCTTATTCGTGAAGTAGGAGACATTACCATTCACGCCCAGGTAGAGAAATATCTCGTTCTCTTTTACAGGTTCATTCAGGTTATTGAAGGAAAAATTGACCTGAATATCACCCAACCAACCATGTATGGAATCGTTGGCAAATTGTCGATGATCTACCTGTAAGATTTGGCTTTCTGCCAGATGCACACTCAACATCAGCACGAGCCCAAGAAGTTTATGCCGGCTATTCACGAGCTTAAATTACGTGCCTCGCTCATCATAACCAACAGTAGCAGTGAAAATCAGCCGAAAGGATTACGTCATTTGCGGTATAACTAACTGTGATAGCATAAGAATGAAAATCGCATTGCTAATTTGTCAGGTATGTGCGGTTACAATTCCTTTTCAGGTCCAAGCAACTGGAAAACATCATTCCTCGCGTAGTGTCCCACCGGATCAAAGTCCATTTTACCCTTAGTCACCAATTTCAAGTCTAATTCAGCCCTCAGGATACCTCGTTCATCCCACAACGGGCCCGCGATGACCTGGCCCAGCGGATCTACGATCACACTTCCACCCCTACTGCTGACTTCAGGCAACTGGGACACATCTTCACCCGGAAGATCATTCGGGTAATCCGCACGGGTTACGTATTGGTTGCATCCTAAAACATAACACCGGCCTTCGCAAGCGATGTGCTGCATGGTGGCTTGCCAACTATCTCGCTGATCGGCTGTGGGTGCCATGTAGATCTCCACGCCTTGCTGATATAGCCAGGTACGGGCCAATGGCATATAGTTTTCCCAACAGATTAGCCCTCCCAGCTTACCGTATGGGGAATCATAGACATGCAAGTCCGTGCCATCTCCTTCACCCCAGACAATCCTTTCCGCTGCCGTAGGCTTAAGTTTCCTATGTTTACCCAGCAGTGTCCCCTTATGATCAAAATAGAGCATCGTGCAATACAGGGTTCCTGTTTCGCCTTGCTCGATCACACCAATCACCAGAAAACAATCATGGGTTTTAGCGATTTCACCTAATCGATCCACTGCCTGACCGGGTACTTTGAGGCTACTTTCCCAATACCTCAACCACATGTCCCTTCCGAATTCACTGCGGCTACCTACTACCGTACCGAAGGACAATCCCCGTGGATAAGCGGACAAATAGGCCTCCGGAAACAGTACCAGGTCTACTGAAGGTTCATTGGCTTCCGCAACCAATGTTTCTACTTTTTGCAAGCTGGCTTCCAGATCGAAAAGCACCGGAGAATCTTGGATAAGGGCTACTTTCATGGTTATTTCGCGAATAATT
Coding sequences within:
- the dnaX gene encoding DNA polymerase III subunit gamma/tau — protein: MDSFVVSARKYRPLGFDEVVGQSHITTTLKNAIDSNQLAQALLFCGPRGVGKTTCARIMARMVNGFEAEEQGDNSGNFNIYELDAASNNSVEDIRNLIDQVRYPPQQGKYKVYIIDEVHMLSNQAFNAFLKTLEEPPAYAIFILATTEKHKVIPTILSRCQIYDFNRIEISDIVYQLRKIADNEGVEAEEDALHLIARKADGALRDALSIFDLIVTFSSDGKITYQQAIKNLHILDYDYYFRLVDHFLKEDLNGSLLLFDEILRNGFDGHNFLVGLQSHFRDLLVCKDKSTIALLEVSEKVKEKYISQSEAINSSFLLTGLNLLSQCDLSYKASKNQRLHIELALMKLSSLNRAITLAAAEKKKVA
- a CDS encoding carbon-nitrogen hydrolase family protein; the encoded protein is MKVALIQDSPVLFDLEASLQKVETLVAEANEPSVDLVLFPEAYLSAYPRGLSFGTVVGSRSEFGRDMWLRYWESSLKVPGQAVDRLGEIAKTHDCFLVIGVIEQGETGTLYCTMLYFDHKGTLLGKHRKLKPTAAERIVWGEGDGTDLHVYDSPYGKLGGLICWENYMPLARTWLYQQGVEIYMAPTADQRDSWQATMQHIACEGRCYVLGCNQYVTRADYPNDLPGEDVSQLPEVSSRGGSVIVDPLGQVIAGPLWDERGILRAELDLKLVTKGKMDFDPVGHYARNDVFQLLGPEKEL